A single Rhinolophus ferrumequinum isolate MPI-CBG mRhiFer1 chromosome 12, mRhiFer1_v1.p, whole genome shotgun sequence DNA region contains:
- the DYNC2I2 gene encoding cytoplasmic dynein 2 intermediate chain 2 isoform X2 → MSWRSLTNSKTAPIASRPQSSALEAQGRRSRWSATAREGGAVAMATRARPWQLCSAGSAGAVALATSGAASAEGPGRPGQLQDETLGVASVPSQWRGVQGIRGKTKGCQTASIATAEACAQTQKHADAEVQTEAPVPAGVLPASQHDSPRLAAFLRRVEAIVIRELNKNWQSHAFDGFEVNWTEQQQTVTCLHTLGYPPAQGQGLHVTGVSWNTTGSVVACAYGRLDDGDWSTLRSFVCAWNLDRRSLNPRQPSVVVEVPSAVMSLAFHPTQPSHIAGGLYSGEVLVWDLSRPEDPLLWRTGLTDDTHTDPVYQVVWLPERRHSHRFQVLSVATDGKVLLWQGVGAGQLQLTRGFALVMQQLPRNTKLRKPHRGETEVGATAVAFSSFDPSLFVLGTEGGFPLKCSLAAEEAALTRMPASVPLRAPAQFTFSPHGGPVYSVSCSPFHRNLFLSAGTDGHVHLYSMLQAQPLTSLQLSHKYLFAVRWSPVRPLVFAAASGEGDVQLFDLQKSSQKPTVLIKQTQDESPVYCLEFNCQQTQLLAAGDAKGTVKVWQLSTEFTEQGPRETEDLDQLAAEVAI, encoded by the exons ATGTCTTGGAGGTCTCTGACCAATTCAAAAACGGCGCCAATAGCCTCACGTCCCCAGTCTTCCGCTCTGGAGGCACAAGGGCGAAGGTCGCGTTGGAGTGCGACGGCGCGAGAGGGCGGAGCCGTCGCCATGGCGACCCGCGCGCGGCCCTGGCAGCTCTGCTCTGCGGGAAGCGCGGGTGCTGTGGCCCTGGCGACCAGCGGGGCGGCGAGCGCCGAGGGGCCGGGGCGGCCCGGGCAGCTGCAGGACGAGACCCTGGGCGTGGCATCTGTGCCTTCGCAGTGGAGGGGCGTCCAGGGCATCCGCGGGAAGACG AAAGGTTGCCAGACGGCCAGCATCGCCACTGCCGAAGCGTGCGCCCAGACCCAGAAGCATGCTGATGCTGAGGTGCAGACCGAGGCCCCTGTGCCGGCCGGCGTGCTGCCTGCGTCCCAGCACGACAGCCCCCGGCTCGCAGCCTTTCTTCGGAGAGTGGAGGCCATCGTTATCCGAGAGCTGAACAAGAACTGGCAAAGCCACGCCTTTGATGGCTTCGAGGTGAACTGGACCGAGCAGCAGCAGACG GTGACCTGCCTGCACACGCTGGGTTACCCTCCAGCCCAAGGGCAGGGGCTGCATGTGACCGGTGTCTCCTGGAACACCACTGGCTCTGTGGTGGCCTGTGCATATGGCCG GCTGGATGACGGGGACTGGAGCACGCTGAGGTCCTTCGTGTGCGCCTGGAACCTGGACCGGCGGAGCCTGAACCCCCGGCAGCCGTCAGTGGTGGTGGAGGTGCCCAGTGCTGTCATGTCCCTGGCCTTCCACCCCACACAGCCGTCCCATATCGCAG GTGGGCTGTACAGTGGTGAGGTGCTGGTGTGGGACCTGAGCCGTCCTGAGGACCCACTGCTGTGGCGGACAGGCCTGACagatgacacacacacagaccctgtGTACCAG GTTGTCTGGCTACCCGAGCGCCGCCACAGCCACCGCTTCCAGGTGCTGAGTGTGGCCACTGATGGGAAGGTGCTGCTCTGGCAGGGGGTCGGGGCGGGCCAGCTGCAGCTCACGCGGGGCTTCGCGCTGGTCATGCAGCAGCTGCCACGGAACACCAAGCTAAGGAAG CCTCACCGGGGGGAGACCGAGGTGGGTGCCACAGCAGTGGCTTTCTCCAGCTTTGACCCCAGCCTTTTCGTTCTGGGCACGGAAGGCGGCTTCCCACTGAAGTGTTCCCTGGCAGCGGAAGAGGCCGCCCTCACACGGATGCCGGCCTCGGTGCCCCTGCGGGCCCCGGCACAGTTCACCTTCTCTCCCCACGGCGGGCCTGTCTACTCAGTGAGCTGTTCCCCTTTCCACAG GAATCTCTTCCTGAGCGCAGGGACCGATGGCCACGTGCACCTGTACTCCATGCTGCAGGCCCAGCCCCTGACCTCGCTGCAGCTGTCCCACAAGTACCTGTTTGCCGTGCGCTGGTCCCCAGTGCGCCCCCTGGTGTTCGCGGCAGCTTCTGGCGAAG GTGATGTACAGCTGTTTGATCTCCAGAAAAGCTCCCAGAAACCCACAGTTCTAATCAAGCAAACCCAGGATGAAAGCCCTGTCTACTGTCTTGAATTTAATTGCCAGCAGACTCAGCTCCTGGCTGCTGGTGATGCCAAGGGCACGGTGAAGGTGTGGCAGCTGAGCACCGAGTTCACTGAGCAGGGACCCCGCGAAACAGAGGACTTGGACCAGCTGGCAGCGGAGGTGGCCATCTGA
- the DYNC2I2 gene encoding cytoplasmic dynein 2 intermediate chain 2 isoform X3, whose translation MSWRSLTNSKTAPIASRPQSSALEAQGRRSRWSATAREGGAVAMATRARPWQLCSAGSAGAVALATSGAASAEGPGRPGQLQDETLGVASVPSQWRGVQGIRGKTVTCLHTLGYPPAQGQGLHVTGVSWNTTGSVVACAYGRLDDGDWSTLRSFVCAWNLDRRSLNPRQPSVVVEVPSAVMSLAFHPTQPSHIAGGLYSGEVLVWDLSRPEDPLLWRTGLTDDTHTDPVYQVVWLPERRHSHRFQVLSVATDGKVLLWQGVGAGQLQLTRGFALVMQQLPRNTKLRKPHRGETEVGATAVAFSSFDPSLFVLGTEGGFPLKCSLAAEEAALTRMPASVPLRAPAQFTFSPHGGPVYSVSCSPFHRNLFLSAGTDGHVHLYSMLQAQPLTSLQLSHKYLFAVRWSPVRPLVFAAASGEGAQRTLKRLRPLLWASYPPLSLPEGDVQLFDLQKSSQKPTVLIKQTQDESPVYCLEFNCQQTQLLAAGDAKGTVKVWQLSTEFTEQGPRETEDLDQLAAEVAI comes from the exons ATGTCTTGGAGGTCTCTGACCAATTCAAAAACGGCGCCAATAGCCTCACGTCCCCAGTCTTCCGCTCTGGAGGCACAAGGGCGAAGGTCGCGTTGGAGTGCGACGGCGCGAGAGGGCGGAGCCGTCGCCATGGCGACCCGCGCGCGGCCCTGGCAGCTCTGCTCTGCGGGAAGCGCGGGTGCTGTGGCCCTGGCGACCAGCGGGGCGGCGAGCGCCGAGGGGCCGGGGCGGCCCGGGCAGCTGCAGGACGAGACCCTGGGCGTGGCATCTGTGCCTTCGCAGTGGAGGGGCGTCCAGGGCATCCGCGGGAAGACG GTGACCTGCCTGCACACGCTGGGTTACCCTCCAGCCCAAGGGCAGGGGCTGCATGTGACCGGTGTCTCCTGGAACACCACTGGCTCTGTGGTGGCCTGTGCATATGGCCG GCTGGATGACGGGGACTGGAGCACGCTGAGGTCCTTCGTGTGCGCCTGGAACCTGGACCGGCGGAGCCTGAACCCCCGGCAGCCGTCAGTGGTGGTGGAGGTGCCCAGTGCTGTCATGTCCCTGGCCTTCCACCCCACACAGCCGTCCCATATCGCAG GTGGGCTGTACAGTGGTGAGGTGCTGGTGTGGGACCTGAGCCGTCCTGAGGACCCACTGCTGTGGCGGACAGGCCTGACagatgacacacacacagaccctgtGTACCAG GTTGTCTGGCTACCCGAGCGCCGCCACAGCCACCGCTTCCAGGTGCTGAGTGTGGCCACTGATGGGAAGGTGCTGCTCTGGCAGGGGGTCGGGGCGGGCCAGCTGCAGCTCACGCGGGGCTTCGCGCTGGTCATGCAGCAGCTGCCACGGAACACCAAGCTAAGGAAG CCTCACCGGGGGGAGACCGAGGTGGGTGCCACAGCAGTGGCTTTCTCCAGCTTTGACCCCAGCCTTTTCGTTCTGGGCACGGAAGGCGGCTTCCCACTGAAGTGTTCCCTGGCAGCGGAAGAGGCCGCCCTCACACGGATGCCGGCCTCGGTGCCCCTGCGGGCCCCGGCACAGTTCACCTTCTCTCCCCACGGCGGGCCTGTCTACTCAGTGAGCTGTTCCCCTTTCCACAG GAATCTCTTCCTGAGCGCAGGGACCGATGGCCACGTGCACCTGTACTCCATGCTGCAGGCCCAGCCCCTGACCTCGCTGCAGCTGTCCCACAAGTACCTGTTTGCCGTGCGCTGGTCCCCAGTGCGCCCCCTGGTGTTCGCGGCAGCTTCTGGCGAAG GTGCACAGAGAACTTTGAAGCGGCTGAGGCCACTGCTCTGGGCCTCTTACCCGCCACTCTCTCTCCCTGAAGGTGATGTACAGCTGTTTGATCTCCAGAAAAGCTCCCAGAAACCCACAGTTCTAATCAAGCAAACCCAGGATGAAAGCCCTGTCTACTGTCTTGAATTTAATTGCCAGCAGACTCAGCTCCTGGCTGCTGGTGATGCCAAGGGCACGGTGAAGGTGTGGCAGCTGAGCACCGAGTTCACTGAGCAGGGACCCCGCGAAACAGAGGACTTGGACCAGCTGGCAGCGGAGGTGGCCATCTGA
- the DYNC2I2 gene encoding cytoplasmic dynein 2 intermediate chain 2 isoform X1 — MSWRSLTNSKTAPIASRPQSSALEAQGRRSRWSATAREGGAVAMATRARPWQLCSAGSAGAVALATSGAASAEGPGRPGQLQDETLGVASVPSQWRGVQGIRGKTKGCQTASIATAEACAQTQKHADAEVQTEAPVPAGVLPASQHDSPRLAAFLRRVEAIVIRELNKNWQSHAFDGFEVNWTEQQQTVTCLHTLGYPPAQGQGLHVTGVSWNTTGSVVACAYGRLDDGDWSTLRSFVCAWNLDRRSLNPRQPSVVVEVPSAVMSLAFHPTQPSHIAGGLYSGEVLVWDLSRPEDPLLWRTGLTDDTHTDPVYQVVWLPERRHSHRFQVLSVATDGKVLLWQGVGAGQLQLTRGFALVMQQLPRNTKLRKPHRGETEVGATAVAFSSFDPSLFVLGTEGGFPLKCSLAAEEAALTRMPASVPLRAPAQFTFSPHGGPVYSVSCSPFHRNLFLSAGTDGHVHLYSMLQAQPLTSLQLSHKYLFAVRWSPVRPLVFAAASGEGAQRTLKRLRPLLWASYPPLSLPEGDVQLFDLQKSSQKPTVLIKQTQDESPVYCLEFNCQQTQLLAAGDAKGTVKVWQLSTEFTEQGPRETEDLDQLAAEVAI; from the exons ATGTCTTGGAGGTCTCTGACCAATTCAAAAACGGCGCCAATAGCCTCACGTCCCCAGTCTTCCGCTCTGGAGGCACAAGGGCGAAGGTCGCGTTGGAGTGCGACGGCGCGAGAGGGCGGAGCCGTCGCCATGGCGACCCGCGCGCGGCCCTGGCAGCTCTGCTCTGCGGGAAGCGCGGGTGCTGTGGCCCTGGCGACCAGCGGGGCGGCGAGCGCCGAGGGGCCGGGGCGGCCCGGGCAGCTGCAGGACGAGACCCTGGGCGTGGCATCTGTGCCTTCGCAGTGGAGGGGCGTCCAGGGCATCCGCGGGAAGACG AAAGGTTGCCAGACGGCCAGCATCGCCACTGCCGAAGCGTGCGCCCAGACCCAGAAGCATGCTGATGCTGAGGTGCAGACCGAGGCCCCTGTGCCGGCCGGCGTGCTGCCTGCGTCCCAGCACGACAGCCCCCGGCTCGCAGCCTTTCTTCGGAGAGTGGAGGCCATCGTTATCCGAGAGCTGAACAAGAACTGGCAAAGCCACGCCTTTGATGGCTTCGAGGTGAACTGGACCGAGCAGCAGCAGACG GTGACCTGCCTGCACACGCTGGGTTACCCTCCAGCCCAAGGGCAGGGGCTGCATGTGACCGGTGTCTCCTGGAACACCACTGGCTCTGTGGTGGCCTGTGCATATGGCCG GCTGGATGACGGGGACTGGAGCACGCTGAGGTCCTTCGTGTGCGCCTGGAACCTGGACCGGCGGAGCCTGAACCCCCGGCAGCCGTCAGTGGTGGTGGAGGTGCCCAGTGCTGTCATGTCCCTGGCCTTCCACCCCACACAGCCGTCCCATATCGCAG GTGGGCTGTACAGTGGTGAGGTGCTGGTGTGGGACCTGAGCCGTCCTGAGGACCCACTGCTGTGGCGGACAGGCCTGACagatgacacacacacagaccctgtGTACCAG GTTGTCTGGCTACCCGAGCGCCGCCACAGCCACCGCTTCCAGGTGCTGAGTGTGGCCACTGATGGGAAGGTGCTGCTCTGGCAGGGGGTCGGGGCGGGCCAGCTGCAGCTCACGCGGGGCTTCGCGCTGGTCATGCAGCAGCTGCCACGGAACACCAAGCTAAGGAAG CCTCACCGGGGGGAGACCGAGGTGGGTGCCACAGCAGTGGCTTTCTCCAGCTTTGACCCCAGCCTTTTCGTTCTGGGCACGGAAGGCGGCTTCCCACTGAAGTGTTCCCTGGCAGCGGAAGAGGCCGCCCTCACACGGATGCCGGCCTCGGTGCCCCTGCGGGCCCCGGCACAGTTCACCTTCTCTCCCCACGGCGGGCCTGTCTACTCAGTGAGCTGTTCCCCTTTCCACAG GAATCTCTTCCTGAGCGCAGGGACCGATGGCCACGTGCACCTGTACTCCATGCTGCAGGCCCAGCCCCTGACCTCGCTGCAGCTGTCCCACAAGTACCTGTTTGCCGTGCGCTGGTCCCCAGTGCGCCCCCTGGTGTTCGCGGCAGCTTCTGGCGAAG GTGCACAGAGAACTTTGAAGCGGCTGAGGCCACTGCTCTGGGCCTCTTACCCGCCACTCTCTCTCCCTGAAGGTGATGTACAGCTGTTTGATCTCCAGAAAAGCTCCCAGAAACCCACAGTTCTAATCAAGCAAACCCAGGATGAAAGCCCTGTCTACTGTCTTGAATTTAATTGCCAGCAGACTCAGCTCCTGGCTGCTGGTGATGCCAAGGGCACGGTGAAGGTGTGGCAGCTGAGCACCGAGTTCACTGAGCAGGGACCCCGCGAAACAGAGGACTTGGACCAGCTGGCAGCGGAGGTGGCCATCTGA